The Microbacterium horticulturae region GGAACGCGTCTGACTGGACTTCTAATCTGCTTCCGAGAACTGCTGAGCAGGACGCCGCGTATAAGAACGTTGATAACGACCCTCGTGGTTCCTGGAAGGCTGCGGATGCAACTGCGGCTGCTGGGCACGCGACACCAAGCCAGTTCTACGAGTTGGTTACCCCGGCAGGGAATCGCTTCACACCGCCACCGGGGCGCGCCTGGCTCTACACCGAGCCGCGATACCAGGAGATGCTCGCGGATAGGCGCGTGTGGTTCGGTGCGGACGGCAACGGTCGACCGGCAATCAAACGGTTCCTCACCGAAGTTAAACAAGGTCGCGTCGCGCAAACGTTCTGGCCATACAGCGAGGTGGGACACACGCAGGATGCGAAAAAGGAACTGCTAGCGCGTGTCGATTTCGCCGAGGATGACACCGTCTTTGACACGCCGAAGCCTACGCAGCTCGTTCGTCGGATGCTCGCGCTTGCGACGTCGGCTTCATCTGAAGACATCGTGATGGATTTCTTCGGGGGATCAGGTACAACGGCCGATGCGGTACTACAGCAAAACGCGGAGGATGGGGGCAATCGCCGTTTCATCTTGGTGCAGCTCCCGGACGATGGCGATGGCCGAAAGAAGGGTATTCCTGACGTGGCTCGTGAGCGCATTCGCAGCGCGGGGCACGCTGTCGTGGAGGCCGCTGGTCTTACTGGCCGAGGAAATGATGTCGGATTCCGTGCGCTGAAGGTCGACTCCTCCAACATGATTGATGTTCTCCGAAAGCCTGACGACACAGCTCAACTTTTGCTCGACGAACTTGAAGGTAGCGTCAAAGCGGATCGAACGAACGAAGACCTGCTCTTCCAAGTTCTTCTTGACTGGGGCTTGGAGCTGACGATGCCGATCACGGTCGAGCGCATACACGAACACGAAGTGCACGTGGTCGAGGACGGCGCGGTGATCGCGTGCTTTGATGACTCGGTTTCAGCTGAGGTTATTCTCGACATCGCAAAGCGCGAACCCATTCGCGCAGTGTTCCGCGACTCCGGTTTCGCTTCAGATGCAGCCCGCATCAACGCCGAGCAGGTCTTCCGTGAGATATCACCGGCGACTGATGTAAAGGCAATCTGATCGGGATGAAACTACAGTTCAAAGTTCAGCAGTATCAGACCAACGCTGTCGACTCGGTCGTGGAGATTTTTGAGGGCCAGCCGAAACATGACGGCATCTCCTATCGAATCGACCCCGGACGGGTGGCACCTGCTCCGAACCCAACGTTGTTCGAGACGAGCGAGACGCCTGACTCGGGTCTTCGAAACGCCGACATTGTGCTCTCCTCTGCTC contains the following coding sequences:
- a CDS encoding site-specific DNA-methyltransferase — translated: MTDGNIEKLAELFPAVITESVDDDGNVKMTVDFDLLRQELSDHLVEGPQERYRLDWPGKRAAAFTANAPIAKTLRPVREVSVDFDTTKNLFIEGDNLDVLKLLQESYLGKVKLIYIDPPYNTGSDRFVYEDDFAEEADEYLRRSGQLNDLGERVRANIESSGRFHSDWLSMMYPRLTLARNLLASDGVIFVSIGDAEAAALKHVLDEVMGASNFVATVIWQKVYSPMNSATQFASVHDYIHVYARNASDWTSNLLPRTAEQDAAYKNVDNDPRGSWKAADATAAAGHATPSQFYELVTPAGNRFTPPPGRAWLYTEPRYQEMLADRRVWFGADGNGRPAIKRFLTEVKQGRVAQTFWPYSEVGHTQDAKKELLARVDFAEDDTVFDTPKPTQLVRRMLALATSASSEDIVMDFFGGSGTTADAVLQQNAEDGGNRRFILVQLPDDGDGRKKGIPDVARERIRSAGHAVVEAAGLTGRGNDVGFRALKVDSSNMIDVLRKPDDTAQLLLDELEGSVKADRTNEDLLFQVLLDWGLELTMPITVERIHEHEVHVVEDGAVIACFDDSVSAEVILDIAKREPIRAVFRDSGFASDAARINAEQVFREISPATDVKAI